Proteins co-encoded in one Accipiter gentilis chromosome 33, bAccGen1.1, whole genome shotgun sequence genomic window:
- the SLC5A11 gene encoding sodium/myo-inositol cotransporter 2, protein METTSSTPSSVTPPWDVFPQKMLDSIDIAVLVLYFIFVLVVGLWSMWKTQRSTVKGYFLAGGQMVWWPVGASLFASNVGSGHFIGLAGSGAASGIAATAYEWNGMFCVLVLAWLFLPIYIAAGVTTMPEYLQKRFGGKRIQMFLAILYLFIYIFTKISVDMYAGALFIQQALHWDLYIAVAGLLAITAVYTVAGGLAAVIYTDALQTLIMLIGAVTLMVFSFVEVGGLEGLQTKYFDAIPSTRKENSSCGLPREDAFHIFRDPVNSDLPWPGVLVGMTIPSLWYWCTDQVIVQRSLAAKNLSHAKGGSLMTSYLKILPLFMMVMPGMISRILFPDLVACADAEICRKICGNPSGCSDIAYPKLVIELLPVGLRGLMMSVMIAALMSSLTSIFNSASTIFTMDLWKHFRPRCSEWELMIVGRVFVLLLTVVSILWIPLVQAGQGGQLFIYIQSISSYLQPPVAMVFILGCFWKRANEKGAFWGLVIGLLLGVIRLVLDFIYPEPQCGEIDLRPGVVKYMHYLYFSMVLAVISTLTVLVVSMLTEPPSEEMISRLTWFTRGDLPVKKDLAVSPSPDAAKGVCEAERPALQIDISIASENSSNDNKCTTNTKGKSKLMTTFLWLCGMERKQENAENTAPTKHEPLPMASLEEKPLVKHVLNINLLLCVCAGLFLWAYFA, encoded by the exons ATGGAGACCACCAGCAGCACTCCATCCTCTGTGACTCCCCCGTGGGATGTGTTTCCCCAGAAGATGCTGGACTCCATAGACATTGCTGTTCTTGTGCTGTACTTCATATTTGTCCTCGTGGTTGGGCTGTGG tccATGTGGAAGACGCAGCGCAGCACTGTAAAAGGCTACTTTCTAGCTGGAGGACAGATGGTTTGGTGGCCT GTGGGCGCATCCCTGTTTGCCAGCAACGTTGGAAGTGGTCACTTCATTGGCTTGGCTGGGTCAGGAGCCGCCTCGGGAATTGCCGCGACAGCCTACGAGTGGAAT gggatgttttgtgttttggtgctGGCCTGGCTATTCCTTCCGATTTACATAGCAGCAGGA GTTACTACCATGCCAGAATACCTGCAGAAACGTTTTGGAGGCAAAAGAATTCAGATGTTCCTGGCGATTCTCTACTTGTTCATCTATATCTTCACCAAAATATCA GTCGACATGTATGCTGGGGCCCTCTTCATTCAGCAAGCCTTACACTGGGACCTCTATATCGCCGTGGCAGGTCTGCTGGCAATCACAGCCGTTTACACTGTGGCGG GTGGCCTGGCAGCTGTGATATACACAGACGCTCTGCAAACTCTAATCATGCTGATCGGGGCTGTGACTCTTATGGTCTTCA GCTTTGTTGAAGTTGGTGGTCTTGAAGGTTTGCAGACAAAATACTTCGATGCCATTCCCAGCACCCGCAAGGAAAACAGTAGCTGTGGCTTGCCAAGAGAAGATGCTTTTCACATTTTCCGAGACCCTGTTAACTCTGACCTTCCCTGGCCAGGAGTTTTGGTGGGAATGACCATTCCGTCCCTGTGGTACTGGTGTACAGATCAG GTCATCGTTCAGAGGTCCCTTGCTGCTAAAAACCTCTCTCATGCCAAAGGAGGCTCCTTGATGACCTCTTACTTGAAAATTTTGCCCCTCTTTATGATGGTGATGCCAGGCATGATCAGTCGGATTCTCTTCCCGG ATCTGGTGGCTTGTGCAGATGCAGAAATTTGCCGAAAAATCTGTGGCAACCCATCTGGCTGTTCGGATATTGCTTATCCTAAGCTGGTCATAGAACTTCTGCCTGTAG GACTCAGGGGCCTGATGATGTCAGTGATGATAGCAGCTCTCATGTCCTCCCTGACGTCCATCTTTAATAGTGCCAGCACCATTTTCACCATGGACCTCTGGAAACACTTCCGTCCTCGTTGCTCTGAGTGGGAACTCATGATTGTTGGCAG GGTCTTTGTGTTGCTGCTCACTGTGGTCTCCATCCTGTGGATCCCACTGGTACAGGCTGGCCAGGGAGGGCAGCTCTTTATTTACATCCAGTCGATCAGCTCCTACCTGCAGCCCCCCGTGGCAATGGTGTTTATACTGGGTTGCTTCTGGAAAAGAGCAAATGAAAAG GGCGCATTCTGGGGCCTGGTGATTGGGCTGCTGCTGGGCGTCATTCGGCTGGTGCTGGACTTCATCTACCCAGAGCCCCAGTGTGGCGAGATCGACCTCCGACCAGGCGTGGTGAAGTACATGCACTATCTCTACTTCTCCATGGTCCTGGCCGTGATCTCCACGCTCACTGTGCTGGTCGTGAGCATGCTCACAGAACCCCCCTCGGAAGAAATG ATAAGTCGGCTTACCTGGTTCACACGTGGGGATCTACCAGTCAAGAAAGACCTAGCAGTCAGCCCTTCCCCTGATGCTGCAAAAGGAGTGTGTGAAGCTGAGCGTCCAGCTCTCCAGATTGATATAAGCATTGCTTCTGAAAATAGTTCAAATGATAATAAAT GTACAACTAACACCAAAGGGAAGTCGAAGCTGATGACCACCTTTCTGTGGCTCTGTGGGATGGAGCGCAAACAGGAAAACGCCGAGAACACGGCACCAACTAAACACGAGCCGCTTCCCATGGCTTCCCTGGAGGAGAAACCGCTGGTGAAACACGTCCTGAACATCAACTTGCTATTATGTGTATGTGCTGGGCTCTTTCTCTGGGCCTACTTTGCATAG
- the TEX47 gene encoding LOW QUALITY PROTEIN: testis-expressed protein 47 (The sequence of the model RefSeq protein was modified relative to this genomic sequence to represent the inferred CDS: deleted 2 bases in 1 codon; substituted 2 bases at 2 genomic stop codons), which produces MSEEALALGQPDSPEPAALERQNLLAVRRERLGRTGQVGKRRRRRMMRRQGQGGASGPRLFGPLLSPQCRFPLHRLLVVARLGEGTAAEEVAARANVKQKQGCNYTCKTSTCSTFRAFRRDSYGSNAFMFLPSNKSTICEAVVCGSREHRTHYTTLTSWNYRYKPFDKMPVSLLKXGYHRELFENALEDHSGEQVSGLLLLYSSYILHVVESCSSTIHLIIQDLASLQNQGHRXMEFTIFPCSALLQEIKVLVVAHNIPTRLFPDWYVAIATTPVTRPQDSMQSQSTAEVVAECLTLLLQLAACIQSFEDDSEDTSDSVHTLAPELLIPAETINYLCNAEECASPEDFLRIYLSPSQPALDSETVWPVPSHFSA; this is translated from the exons ATGTCGGAGGAGGCCCTGGCGCTGGGGCAGCCGGATTCACCAGAGCCTGCCGCTCTGGAGCGGCAGAACCTGCTGGCCGTGCGGCGGGAGAGGCTGGGCCGCACCGGGCAggtgggaaagaggaggaggaggaggatgatgaggCGGCAGGGCCAGGGTGGTGCGAGCGGGCCTCGCCTCTTTGGgcctctcctctccccgcagTGCCGGTTCCCGCTCCACAGGCTGCTGGTGGTGGCCCGGCTGGGTGAGGGGACGGCAGCAGAGGAGGTGGCAG CTCGTGCCAATGTCAAGCAGAAGCAAGGATGCAACTACACATGCAAGACTTCTACGTGCTCTACATTTAGGGCCTTCAG AAGAGATTCCTATGGTAGCAATGCTTTCATGTTTCTTCCAAGTAATAAAAGCACGATCTGTGAAGCTGTTGTCTGTGGCAGCAGAGAGCAC AGAACACACTACACAACACTAACTAGCTGGAACTATCGCTATAAACCGTTTGACAAAATGCCAGTTTCTCTTTTGAAATAAGGTTATCACAGAGAATTGTTTGAAAATGCATTAGAAGACCACTCAGGAGAACAAGTCTCAGGTCTGCTACTTCTCTACTCCAGCTATATACTTCATGTAGTAGAG TCTTGCAGTAGCACAATCCATCTCATCATCCAAGATTTAGCTTCTCTCCAAAATCAAGGTCATAGGTAA ATGGAATTCACTATCTTTCCATGCAGTGCTTTACTCCAGGAAATTAAAGTTTTAGTGGTGGCACATAACATCCCCACCAGACTGTTCCCAGACTGGTATGTGGCAATAGCAACGACTCCGGTGACACGTCCACAAGACTCAATGCAATCACAGTCTACGGCAGAGGTGGTTGCAGAGTGCCTCACCCTCCTACTCCAACTCGCAGCCTGTATTCAGAGTTTTGAG GATGACAGCGAGGATACCAGTGATAGTGTACACACTCTTGCACCGGAGCTGCTAATCCCAGCAGAGACAATTAACTATTTGTGTAACGCTGAAGAATGTGCAAGTCCAGAAGATTTTCTGAGAATTTATTTAAGTCCTTCACAACCTGCCCTGGATTCAG AAACAGTATGGCCTGTTCCATCTCATTTCTCTGCATGA